The genomic segment CGCTGAGGTGGGTCTGCTCGGCTTCCGGGTGCGGGACGTGGGCACGGGCACCGGGCACGAACCGCGCGGGAACGACCTGCGGCTCCCCGCCGTTCCAGCCCGCGAAGGCTCGCTCCACGAGGCCGCGCACCTCGGCTGGCTCGGCGTCGGCCACGATGCCCAGCACGCTGCCCCGCGCCGGGCACCGGGCGTGGAAGGCCCGAAGCCCCTCTACCGTCAGGCGCGAGAGGCCCTCCCGCGTGCCGCTGGCGGGGTGGACATAGCCCGCGTGGGGCGAGGCGGAGTCGGGCGGGAAGGCCACCCGCCGCGCCTCCACCGCGAGGCGGTCGGGGGGGCTTTCCTCCAGCGCCTCCAGGTCCTGCCGGGCGAGGTCGGTCAGGATGGACAGTTCCTCCGGCGGCAGATGGGGCCGCAGCACGAGGTCGGCGGCGAGGCCCAGCGCGGCGGGCAGGTCGGCGGTCAGGCCGCTGAGGCTCACGCGGGTCGCCTCCGGCCCCACGCCCCCGCCCCGCCGCACGCCGAGGTCGTCGAAGGCGTCGCCCAGGGCGCGGGCGTCCCGGCCCCCGGCCCCCTTGGAGAGCCACTCTTCGAGCACGCCTGCCGCCCCCTCCTGCCCGCGCGGGTCGTGGGCGCTCCCCACGGGGATTCGCAGGTCGAAGGCGAAGCCCGGCCCCCGGCGGCGCTCGAAGGCGACCGTCAGGCCGGAGTTCAGGGTCCAGAGGTGGGTGGGCGGGGCGGGGGACAACGTCACCGGGGGAGTGTAGCGGCTGGGCCGCAGGCGGCTGGGAGCCAGGTTGCAGTCCTTCCCTACTCCCCGGCCCGCCGCAGCGCCGCCGGAGGCTCCGCCCGCAGGGTCAGGCGCTCGCCCGTCACTGGATGGGTCAGGGTCAGGCGCTCAGCGTGCAGGAGGTAGCCGAGGTCACCGGGGAGGCCGGGGTCGTCCTCGCGGGGCAGGCCGCCGGGGGCATAGAGGGGGTCGCCCACCAGGGGGTGCCCGGCCGCCGCGAGGTGGATGCGAATCTGGTGG from the Deinococcus sp. NW-56 genome contains:
- a CDS encoding pitrilysin family protein — translated: MTLSPAPPTHLWTLNSGLTVAFERRRGPGFAFDLRIPVGSAHDPRGQEGAAGVLEEWLSKGAGGRDARALGDAFDDLGVRRGGGVGPEATRVSLSGLTADLPAALGLAADLVLRPHLPPEELSILTDLARQDLEALEESPPDRLAVEARRVAFPPDSASPHAGYVHPASGTREGLSRLTVEGLRAFHARCPARGSVLGIVADAEPAEVRGLVERAFAGWNGGEPQVVPARFVPGARAHVPHPEAEQTHLSVTAPGVPPLSPDWLRWQLALTALSGGSASRLFHAVREERGLAYSVGASPVVLGGQGFVSVYAGSTPGRAPETLEVLLAELGRLGAGLEAAEFERARRGLLAGVVFGAESLRSRAGGLTRDLALFGRVRPLAELRAAVSDLTLEDVNAFLTGYDPLAGATVVTLGPEAAGQGTGEAA